The genomic interval CTTAAGTTGGGCTCTGGTACATGGCTTCAGGGAAGCAAATTTGCAACTACCTTCATTAAGTTGTTTGGGAATGATTAATCAGAAGTCAGAGACGTAAAATTTTTGCACATTGTGAAATGTTGGTTGAATTCCTGCAGTTACGTACTGTCTGCAAGGGCCGCTTCAGGGAATAGTCAGGGGACAGGTACTGGTGGCTGACAGATGCTTCCTGTCGGCTCTTATCTCCTCTGAAAGCCGGGGCTGATAAGCTCCTGCGGGCTGAATCACAGCCACCTGCATCACGTTGGGATCAAAGTGGTGCAAGAGACGTGTGGCAGAGGCTCCAGCCTCCCGTGCGGTGCACGCCCAGCGCGCAGCCTGTCCGGGCACCCTCCATGCAGGGCACTGCCGGCACAGGGGGGGCCACTACAGCAGGAGACACTGCCGTCACCCCTGAGTGCGCTCTGCCACGTCCATCCACCAGGTGCCTTCCGTGTCACCGTATGCCGTGTCCAAGCAGTGGCTGATGGCAGTGCAGCACAGAGCACCTGCGCCAATGTGCACGAAGCCTGTGGCTGCACGTTCACACCTTCCTTCGCGCCTTCACACCTTCCTTCTGCCTAAAGCTGCCTACAGCTTCGGCTTGGCTTAAACAGCAGTGGCTTGTCCTTGCACCTGATACAacccgctgcccccggccctctgtcccctctcccttcctggtttcagctgcttcccagccatGTGCCGGGCACGCCGCGGCCACCCCCTCCTGAGGGTCCTTAGGCCCCAGCCTGGCCTTTGGCGTggcgggggcagcgggcggTAGCACCATACACCCCGTGCGGGTCGGGGGGCACCCAGCAGGCGCCGTGGGGCTCTGGGACTCAGTCACCACTTGACACCCACCTctgatggggggtggggggtgaggggggtggTAGTTAAAAAGGGTCAGGCCTGGAGTTTTGACGCATTGGTTTTAACCCAAGAGCAGCCAAGGACAAGCTGGGAAGACCTCTGAGGAACTGGCTATCGCCCACGCCGCCGCAGATGTGCCTGCCTGTGCCAACGGGGGGCTTCGCCGCACCGCCCGCCGCTGGCACCCCGCacagggggccggggggccggggcagaGCAGGAAGCAGAAGGGCTCATTTCCCTAAGGAGCAGCTTGTCGGGGCAAATCTGCCCGCGTTGCAACACGATTTGCATAAACCCCAGGTGTTTGCAGGAGGGACCTGCCTCTGCATCTGCCGGGGTTATTCCAcaggcagcggcggcggggctggaCGGGGCCCAGAGGCGGCCGCCAAgccgccgccccgcggcgcTCGCCCAGCGAGGCAGGCCCGGCGGGCCCCGAGGCGAGGCCGCAGCCCGAGCAgcgccgcctccccgccccagggccgcggccgggcggggcgcggggcggaCCGGGAAGCGGCCGCCGCACCGCCCCCGCCCGCGCTGCCCTTCCGCGTTggcgcggccgcggcccgggccccgGTATAAagcggcggccgccgcccggcccgcaCCGGCCCCATGGAGACGCAGCGGCGGCCCGTCGGCGGCGGGCCGGTgagcgggggcggcgggccgggcgggctcggggcgggcggcgcggccccgcggaGGCCGGGCacgggggcgcggggggggccgCGCGGAGGCGTGCCGGGGGCCGCCGCTAACGCCCGTCTTGGCCCGCAGGTCCGGGGCGCGACCGGAGGCCGGGAGTCCCCCGCGGGGAGCCATgagggcgggcagcggcggcccgGGCTGGCCTGAGGCGCTCCCGGCCGCCAGGCTGCCGGCGTCCCGGCTCGGCGGGAGGATGAGCGGCAGAGAGCCCTGCGAGGGCCGCGGGCTGGGCCCGGGCCTGCCCGGCGCGGAGCCGGCCGAGGAggcgggcagccccgggcggGAGCCCTGCGACAGCGCCGAGATGCAGCTGAAGGTGGACTTCTTCCGCAAGCTGGGCTACTCCTCGGAGGAGATCCACGTCGTGCTGCAGAAGCTGGGCCTGGGCGCCGACACCAACACcgtgctgggggagctggtgaAGCACGGCCCGGCCGAGCGGGACAGCGGCGAGGCCCCGCCGGAGGCCAAGGAGGCCCCGCTGGTcccgcgggggggggcggccaACAAGGCCCCGGCGCCCGCCCCGGAGGAGACGGAGAGCGAGAACCTGAAGCCCATCGTCATCGATGGCAGCAACGTGGCCATGAGGTGGGTCTGGGGGCTGTGGGCGGGCACCGGGGGCTGCCCGTGCGGGGCCCGGTGTGGTGCGGCTTTTGCCTGAGCTCCAGTCCGGAGATTGGCGTCTGACACGCTCTGGGTTTGGCACCGAGAACAGCCACCGCTGGCAGCCCTGGTGATGCTTCCCGAGGCACCTCGCCGATACGTGCGGCGCTCGCCAGGGCGAGTGTCACCCTTGCAGGCGCCAGCCGTCTTGCTGGCCTCTCCCGCCCGTGGACCCCACAGGGCTCTGGCTGGAGTGGGCATGTTTGCTGGGAGTAAAGATGTTCCCTTGTGCTCTGGCTCATGGGTAGGATAACTGGAGATAGGTTGTCTTCTTACCTAATGGCTTTATGTAAGTTTCTGTAGCAGGAAGTTGCTCAATAAATAATTATGGGGTTAATTAGAGAAGACTTTGTAATATGGAGCTGTCTCCTGCATTGGAGACTGGTCTCCACATTACGACTCTCCTATTTTGGGTGGATTTGGTACAGCGCAGAGGACGGGTGAGAAGTTGAAGAGACACTGTAGCCTATCGAGTCACCAAGGCAGGGCTGCGACTCCTCCTCAGCATCTCTGGCATTGTGGTGGCGATGGGGCAGGTCCTTGGGcgctgcagccagagcagcctACGAAGCCGCTTGGGTTGGAGCGGTAATTTGGGAATGCCGGAGCCCTAATATCCACGGAGCACCCAGACTCTCTGGGATGGGTATTTACTGGCTTGATGACCCTACTTTCACCTTGGCGTTTGTTTCCCACGATGGTGAGCGTTGTGTGCTCCCCACCTCTGCACAGGGGGTCTGGGCTCTGTGAATTTAACGCACCAGGTTTCTAAACAGGGCTCTGTCGTTGCAGTTGAAAAGCAAGCCTCCTTCACAGTGTTTTAGCCTAATAGGTTTTGTAGCATATGTTTgtgtgcacagaatttttaataaaaaaaaaaacagaccaaaaaacCTGGGTGACCACAGAGCTGCCGTGTGTGTTACGGTAGATTTTTTTGTCTAAAGCAAAAGTGTTGAGTGGAGCTTTGTTTACGTGTGTGGTTTTCTCTAAGCCATGGTTGACAGTTCTGAGAACAGGACTGAGAAAAGATGGGGTACAGTCTGCTGTGTGTCCAAGAAATAGAGCCTGCGAGTCCCAGGGCAACAGAGGAATTCCGATGGCAATCAAGCAGGGCTGGAGAGTAAAAGATATGACCTTGGTGTCTCCAGGAGAGCGCAGTCCTGttcctgcagctctccagcagctgtgcagtcaCTTGAGGAAAATGGCCCACTGCGGGACCTGTGCTGAGCGGTGTGGCTCTTGCAGCGGAGTTTACCTTTGATAAGTGTTCAGCCTTCAACAGaattggctgctgcttttgaaatgaGGAGCCTCTTACCTCATTTATCCCAAAAGCACAGGAGGGATCACAGCAAATGTGACTTAGGGCAGGCCGGGCGGTAACAATGCTGCCGATAGGAGTTTGACATGAGAAAAGCAGTCTGGCTTTTTTAAGCAATTTGCTAGAAGGGGAATTCCATTCTGAAACTTCCTGTATTGATGGTGTGATGTTCCCTGCTGATTCATTTGCAGTGTGTACCGGGGCCTTCCTGAGCAGCTCTTGACAAACATATGCAAATCATAGTGGAAATTAGCTTTTACTTCCTTCTAAGGGAattttttcttggctgttgCCAAATCAGATCAGCCCAATTAGCTACCTTCTGTAGGTTTGAGACCGGTAGCAAGGactcggggaaaaaaaaaaagtttttaaaaaacttcatAGTAACTTGTGTCTGGCTATCTATGGCAAAAACAGACTGACATTGGAAAAGTTTTCAGAGCATCGTTCTGCTGATTGTTAATATCAGCCTTTCTGTAATTTGGGATTCTTAATGAAGATGCGTTAGGTGTCTCTTCAGGTACTAGTTTTATTGCTAAACTTATAGTTCTTTTAGAATAAGTATTTTGGTACAACTTTTCAATTTTCTTAATAGGAGGAGGGTGAGGACAGGAGGAGAAGTAAAGCCTCTTTCTAGTGGTACTGTAGTAATTGTGCTGCTTAGCTGTGCCTCTGCTGGGATGGAAGCTCCTCAGTAACTTACGGAGGAGTTCACTGGCACGCTAAGTGGTGGTGGGAGTTGAAATGTCATTCAAGTGTAGATGGGAAGAGTAAGACTTGTGGCAGGGTAGTCCCCAGATGGGGAAAATCTTACTGAATCATGAGACCAGTTATCTTTAGTGTAGTACATATTACCAGAGTGTCATCATGAAATGCAGGCTATTAGATCTTGAATGACAGATCAGGCTGTAATACAAAAAAGTTGAAAGCTTGCCAGAACCATTATCAGCAGAAGAACTGATTACACTGTAAATACTGGCACTTGTAAAACAGGAGTGGTAGCTTCCTCTTAGAAGTTCTGGAAACTTACTGATATGACCTAATAATTAAGAAGCAGCTTTTTGCATTGGTACGTAGCTTCTGATGCTGTTGTCAAACTTTGTTCTCAAACTGCCAAGTTGAGACATTCAGCACTGATCCTGTAACCAGGAGTTACTATTGCTATTTTATGCAAATAGTGCacttatatatgcatatataaaaatatgtatatattgggggggggggggggcaggcatAATGTAGCGAAGAAGcatttttcctcagtgctgATGTCCTTGAGGTAAGAGTGCATAAAACCTTGTTTTCCTTGAGTTATCAGAATAGCTTTACAAACAGAACACCTAGTGAGGGTACAGTTTACACTGGCAGAGGTTAGCCACTGGTATTAGCTGGCAGAATAGGACAAAGGGTGTTCAAGATCACATTGTACTCAGCACTAAAAATAAAGATCTAGAGTCCAGAGCGAAGCAAGAGCTCTGTTTCAGAGCAGCTGCAACAGTTACAGCTGCTTTCTCCCTCCCAGTGAGGATATGGGTATTTATTGGCATACTGAGGTGCTAAAGGAACAGTAATTCTGTGAAGAGCTTAGTGATGTCTCTTTACACAAGATGAGCAATGAATGCTGATTGTGCTACTCTAAACACTTCTTCACTAAAGATTATCTGAACTGCTGGATCCATTTGCTTAGTATATTGCCTGACAAGTCTGTACATAACCTGAATATTGAAgtccttaattttcttcttcaatgCAGCCATGGAAATAAAGAAGTGTTCTCCTGCCGAGGTATCCTTCTGGCTGTCCAGTGGTTTTGGGACAGGGGACACAAGGATATTACAGTCTTCGTGCCATCTtggaggaaggagcagccacGACCAGATGTGCTTATAACAGGTGTGGAAATGTGAAaaccaaaagcagcttttcaggcTTACTGCTTTGTCACTTAATGAGCTTGCAAAGTTCTGGCTGGTTAATTACTAACTTATGAATGGAAGATCTGAGTGGTAGGAGATCCAGCAAGCTGAGCTGACCAGTGAGAATTAGTCATTAACTTCTCCCCTAAGCAAGTTCTTGCCTGAATCGGTGAAATAATTCAAGAACAAAGAATGTAGTGCTAGTCTGTTTCCTAACTTGTCTCTTACcgagttttttcttctttcagggACACACCTTCATGCTATGTATTTGACAAACATATTTGACACTGTAGACTGTACAGAATTTCTACATGCTAAAAGTTAAAGCTCAATGGGAGCTTAGTCAGAATTATTCAAATTGAGGGGACTTTGCTCTGAACTTGCGAACAGCTGAGATTTCTAAGCAACTCTCCTCAGAAATCCATGCACTACATGGTACAGCACCATACAAGATACTAGCCTGCCAGCCTTAACTGCTGCATGCAAAGGGCGACGtggctgggacttgctgtgttACAGCAGCCTCGGTGGTGGGTTCTAAGGCTTCTTGGGTGCCATGCAGGCAGCGGGGCTAGGAATCCACCTCTGACAGCCTGATCGATGGTATAAAACAGATGAGAATGCAAGCTGAGCTGTGGAgagaagaaattactttaattttgtcatttatttataATGTTACTTTATCTGTGTGAAAGCCTTTGGGCTGTGTAAGTGTGTTCACATTTGTGTTTGTTCTAGACCAGTACATTCTCCGTGACcttgagaagaagaaaattctggtCTTCACCCCTTCCAGGCGGGTTGGAGGCAAGCGTGTTGTCTGTTACGATGATCGATTCATTGTGAAACTGGCACATGAGTCTGATGGCATTGTGGTTTCTAATGATACTTATCGGGACCTGCAGAACGAGCGTCCTGAGTGGAAGAAATTTATTGAGGAGCGTCTGCTGATGTATTCCTTTGTTAATGACAAGTAGGTTCCcattctttctttgctttaaaaaaaaaaattctgtgtgaGCGTGCTGTGTTgttttaatgaagcaatagcaagtGATGCATGAAAAGAGCAAAATGCTGGtacagtgtggaaaaaaaatcctgtagaGATATTGGGAGGTATCTTAAATAGCTGTTCATGGTTTGGAACTAGGAGCTGTGCTGTAGTGGAGTTCCTAAGAGAGCTCCAAGGCTTGATTTCTTCACAGGACAATCATTTGCAGGCCTGGCAGCAGGTACTAATTTGGGTCAGCAACAGCACAAAACCTCCTCTCTGCCTGGAGTGAAGCACTTTGTGCTGGTCTTTACCAGGTGACAGGAGGGCTATCTCTGCAGTGAAATGggaaagtttggggttttttttagagcTCAGAGAGCTTTTAATCTTCAGCGAAATGGGAGactttaagaagaaattaaCCCTGTCCCAAGAAAGTGAACTGCTCCTGactgagatttatttttctttaggtttATGCCTCCAGATGATCCCTTAGGGCGACATGGCCCCAGCCTGGATAACTTTCTGAGAAAGAAACCCGTGGTGCCAGAACACAAGAAACAGCAGTGTCCTTATGGTAAGACTTGCCTTCTAAATGTGATGACCGAGGTCTCTGTGCAAGTGTAATTCATACATGAGTaaaattcagctgctcattCCATGTTCTGCCTTCCCTTGCAGGGAAGAAATGCACTTATGGAATTAAGTGTAAATTCTACCACCCTGAAAGGATCAATCAGCCCCAGCGCTCATTAGCTGATGAACTCCGAGCCAATGCAAGGTTGTCTCCTACCAGAAGTACTGCTGccaaggaggagaaaaaaggcaaaagaggTTCCCAGGCAGAGGTCTTGTGCTCCGTGCCCACAGAGAGTGATAAAAGCTCTTTGCAGAAGGtctctgcagagaggaaaagctTGACCCACAAAGCAAAACCCAGTGATGTTCCGCTTCAGGTCAAAGGCTGTGTCTCAGGCAGCGTCCCTCCCAACAGTGGGAACCACAGGTCCTCCGACAGGTACCAGCAGCCTCATATGGACTCTCTCTCTTACATCTCTCAGGAGCATCTTGACTCAGGCATTGGGTCTCTGGAGAACCAACTGTCTGACATGTGGCCTTACAGATCTAGCAGTCACTGTGATCATTCCCCTGCTGATCAGATGGCAGTCTGCAACTGCGGTAGGCAGAGGCCTGTCTACCCACATTCTCCCGGCTTAGAGCAAAATGGTCTGGTCTCTTACAAGCATGGTTCCCATAAATCTTCCTCTGGTGCTAGCTTCTTGCAGTATAGCCCTGAGAGATCTCACTCAGGACCCCCTCACTCTTTCTCAGGCTACGGAGTACCAGTACACCCAGCTAATGCTGGCCAATACAGTCTGCCCAATGAATACACTGCTCCTCCACCCCATTCTCGCGAGTTCTGGTCTGAACCATACCAGATGCCACCGCCTCAAGTGAGATCTACCAGCGTGCGAGATCCTCGTTCGGTACAGAGAGCCCCAGGGCCAGCGTATGGGGACTCCTGCCAGTGGGCTGTCTCTGACCAGTTCGCAGAGGAGCGAGCCAATGTGCATGTCAAGCTGTGTGGCATATTCCATCCCCATTTAGTTGATGCTGTGATGAGCCGTTTCCCTCGACTTCTGGATCCCCAGAGGCTAGCTGCAGAGATACTAACGTACAAGTCTCAGAACCCCGGTATATGAGGGATGCCGAGGGCAGCCAGGCACGTGGAGAGCTCGAGGGGCAGTGTTTGCGCTCTGTAGCTGCCATAGATGCCTTCTGAGGGCTCCTCCTTGTTTCTTGGAAGTACCGGGCTCCAGTTGGAGGCTGGATTCCAAATGTGGTACGCTCACAGCAAATTCCGGTCTAGGCATGACAGTGTGCCCCTGTTAGAGAGGTGAGAGCACCCTAGGGCCCCGTCTTACCAGAGGCTGTTGAAGAGGCTCTGGGTGCTGAACAGGAGGAGGGGCCGTAGCTTCAGAGCAGgatttttcctttgggtttgtgtggcGAGTCAGGCACACCCCAAATTCCTGCAGTTGTTCAGGGCCAAATGTGACCTTATTCCTCCTGTTAGCTTCAGGTTTGAGATGGCTTGGTGTGTTATCAGGTGTGTGGAGGGAGGAttcgggggagggggggggcttGTGGAAGGTGAGGGGGTTACTACCTTT from Falco biarmicus isolate bFalBia1 chromosome 3, bFalBia1.pri, whole genome shotgun sequence carries:
- the ZC3H12A gene encoding endoribonuclease ZC3H12A, which produces MRAGSGGPGWPEALPAARLPASRLGGRMSGREPCEGRGLGPGLPGAEPAEEAGSPGREPCDSAEMQLKVDFFRKLGYSSEEIHVVLQKLGLGADTNTVLGELVKHGPAERDSGEAPPEAKEAPLVPRGGAANKAPAPAPEETESENLKPIVIDGSNVAMSHGNKEVFSCRGILLAVQWFWDRGHKDITVFVPSWRKEQPRPDVLITDQYILRDLEKKKILVFTPSRRVGGKRVVCYDDRFIVKLAHESDGIVVSNDTYRDLQNERPEWKKFIEERLLMYSFVNDKFMPPDDPLGRHGPSLDNFLRKKPVVPEHKKQQCPYGKKCTYGIKCKFYHPERINQPQRSLADELRANARLSPTRSTAAKEEKKGKRGSQAEVLCSVPTESDKSSLQKVSAERKSLTHKAKPSDVPLQVKGCVSGSVPPNSGNHRSSDRYQQPHMDSLSYISQEHLDSGIGSLENQLSDMWPYRSSSHCDHSPADQMAVCNCGRQRPVYPHSPGLEQNGLVSYKHGSHKSSSGASFLQYSPERSHSGPPHSFSGYGVPVHPANAGQYSLPNEYTAPPPHSREFWSEPYQMPPPQVRSTSVRDPRSVQRAPGPAYGDSCQWAVSDQFAEERANVHVKLCGIFHPHLVDAVMSRFPRLLDPQRLAAEILTYKSQNPGI